A portion of the Acidisarcina polymorpha genome contains these proteins:
- a CDS encoding ABC transporter ATP-binding protein, whose protein sequence is MAQALIQIEELTKVFYTDEIETHALSGIHLTIDKGEYVAMSGPSGCGKSTLLSIIGLLDTPTGGKYHLNGHAVESLNFAQRSRIRNQEIGFIFQSFNLIGDLTVYENVELPLTYRSGMTQTERKRRVQESLERVSMAHRIKHYPSQLSGGQQQRVAVARALAGSPSILLADEPTGNLDSRNGEAVMELLQNLHSEGATICMVTHDPRFARHADRNVHLFDGKVVAEGDALEMLEAR, encoded by the coding sequence ATGGCACAAGCGCTGATCCAGATAGAAGAGCTTACCAAGGTCTTCTACACCGACGAAATTGAGACCCATGCCCTCTCCGGCATTCACTTGACCATCGACAAAGGAGAATACGTCGCGATGTCGGGCCCTTCGGGCTGCGGCAAGTCGACACTGCTCTCGATCATCGGACTGCTTGACACTCCTACCGGCGGAAAATACCACCTGAACGGACATGCGGTTGAAAGCCTTAACTTCGCCCAGCGCTCCCGCATTCGCAATCAGGAGATCGGTTTTATCTTTCAGAGCTTCAACCTGATAGGAGATCTCACGGTCTATGAGAATGTCGAGCTACCGTTAACTTATCGCTCCGGAATGACCCAGACGGAGCGGAAGCGCCGGGTTCAGGAGTCGCTCGAGCGGGTTAGCATGGCTCATCGCATCAAGCATTATCCGTCGCAGCTCTCCGGTGGTCAGCAGCAGCGTGTCGCTGTTGCCCGCGCCCTGGCCGGCTCGCCCTCGATCCTGCTGGCTGATGAGCCTACCGGTAACCTCGATTCCCGCAACGGGGAAGCGGTGATGGAGCTGCTCCAGAACCTGCATAGCGAAGGCGCCACCATCTGCATGGTGACCCACGATCCGCGTTTTGCTCGCCACGCGGACCGCAACGTTCACCTCTTCGATGGCAAGGTGGTTGCCGAAGGCGACGCCCTCGAGATGCTCGAAGCGCGCTAG
- a CDS encoding ABC transporter permease, with the protein MLQDLNYALRQLRRSPGFTLTALLTLALGTGVTAAVFSVIYAVMIQPLPYDHPERIIVPQTYSPQGYEQTASYPEYLDWRKQSHSFSALAAFRPYRRINLDGPSGPVSLSLTQGSDNLFDVFGVAPILGRTFLSGEDQPGKNDIVVLSYEVWQQNFGGASDVVGRVVRLDGLPYTVVGVMPAGFRYPISQRDAVYTPLHMIDLLRTSRGDHWLATVGRLKPGVSVAKAKADMDSVLANVERAFPDQGKGRRMEMRSIAEATIGSTRGPLQILLFAVLAVLAIASVNLAGLLLARGVKREREVALRAAIGASRSRLVRQMLTESLLLALIGVSVGAALAVGLLRAVRVLLIAALSRGADIHLNLPVMLATVGIAVLTSFLAGSIPALRLAAIAPGLSLKTGGSVGAGRGQHRLRASFIVIQVALAMILMVTAGLLLRLLSGLSNGDLGFETRGILAIDINLPQGTYKDRDPRTAFYDPLLEKVRAIPGVQSAGMIQLLPIESYGWNSDITIKGQPPPPASEERLAEDRYVDPGYFQTMGIKLLRGRMIDPKIDTPKSQQVAVVNEAFVKKFFSPAEDPIGKQFNDEGTTIIGVVSSVRQDIYQPAMAEIEYPASEIPEADARNLLASMHLVVRSSLPAETLASSLRGAFHDVDPSVPFLQPETMHEVIADVLTMERLENWLFGSFAAFALLLAAVGIYGLIAHEVELSTRDIGVRMALGASRMRVLTMIYKQVGWMLAGGIVAGLAGTLAARKLIAAVVAMHAGSDAPIIAWLVAGVFAAGILAAWFPARRAAGVEPMTALRSE; encoded by the coding sequence ATGCTGCAGGATCTGAACTATGCGCTGCGGCAACTGCGCAGAAGCCCGGGATTCACCCTGACCGCTCTGCTAACGCTCGCCCTGGGCACCGGCGTTACCGCAGCGGTCTTCAGCGTCATCTACGCGGTGATGATTCAGCCGCTCCCCTACGATCATCCTGAGAGGATCATCGTTCCGCAGACTTACTCCCCTCAAGGCTACGAACAAACAGCGTCTTATCCGGAATACTTGGATTGGCGGAAGCAGAGCCATTCCTTCTCGGCACTGGCCGCATTCAGGCCCTACCGAAGAATCAATCTCGACGGACCGTCCGGCCCAGTTTCCTTGAGCCTGACTCAAGGCTCGGATAACCTCTTCGACGTCTTCGGAGTGGCCCCGATCCTTGGCCGCACCTTCCTCTCCGGAGAAGATCAGCCCGGAAAGAACGACATCGTCGTGCTGAGTTACGAGGTGTGGCAGCAGAATTTCGGTGGCGCCTCGGACGTTGTCGGCCGGGTCGTACGACTCGATGGATTGCCTTACACCGTAGTTGGAGTGATGCCCGCCGGATTTCGTTACCCGATCTCGCAGCGGGATGCCGTCTATACGCCGCTGCACATGATCGACCTATTGCGGACAAGCCGGGGCGACCACTGGCTCGCAACCGTAGGGCGGCTGAAGCCGGGCGTCTCCGTGGCTAAGGCCAAGGCAGACATGGACAGCGTGCTTGCCAATGTTGAACGGGCGTTCCCGGATCAAGGCAAAGGCCGGCGCATGGAGATGCGCTCGATCGCCGAAGCCACGATTGGCAGCACGCGCGGGCCTTTGCAGATCCTGCTCTTCGCCGTGCTGGCAGTGCTTGCGATCGCTTCCGTGAATCTCGCCGGGCTGCTGCTGGCGCGGGGCGTGAAGCGCGAGCGCGAAGTCGCGTTGCGTGCGGCGATTGGCGCCTCGCGCTCCCGGCTCGTCCGTCAGATGTTGACCGAGTCGCTGCTATTGGCGTTGATAGGCGTTTCGGTTGGCGCAGCCCTCGCCGTCGGACTCTTGCGGGCAGTACGAGTGCTCTTGATCGCGGCGCTCTCGCGCGGCGCAGACATTCACCTGAACCTGCCGGTGATGTTGGCGACGGTTGGAATCGCCGTGCTTACGAGCTTCCTTGCAGGTTCGATTCCCGCGCTGCGTCTCGCAGCGATTGCGCCGGGCCTGTCATTGAAGACCGGCGGAAGCGTCGGCGCTGGCCGCGGACAGCACCGGCTGCGAGCGTCATTCATCGTCATCCAGGTCGCTTTGGCGATGATCCTGATGGTGACCGCCGGCCTGCTGTTAAGGCTCCTTTCAGGATTAAGCAATGGCGACCTTGGTTTCGAAACTCGCGGCATTCTAGCGATTGACATCAATCTCCCCCAAGGTACCTACAAGGACCGCGATCCACGTACCGCCTTCTACGATCCGCTCCTGGAGAAGGTCCGCGCGATTCCCGGAGTGCAATCAGCGGGAATGATCCAGCTGCTGCCGATCGAGAGCTATGGATGGAACAGCGATATCACCATCAAAGGGCAGCCGCCGCCGCCCGCCAGCGAAGAACGGCTTGCCGAAGATCGCTATGTTGATCCGGGCTACTTTCAGACGATGGGGATCAAGCTGCTGCGAGGTCGGATGATCGATCCTAAGATTGATACGCCCAAATCGCAGCAGGTCGCTGTAGTCAACGAAGCGTTCGTCAAGAAGTTCTTTTCCCCGGCAGAGGATCCGATCGGCAAGCAGTTCAATGACGAGGGCACCACCATCATCGGTGTAGTGAGTTCGGTTCGCCAGGATATTTATCAGCCGGCCATGGCAGAGATTGAGTATCCAGCTTCGGAAATACCGGAAGCGGATGCTCGCAACCTCCTCGCCAGCATGCACCTTGTCGTGCGCAGCAGCCTTCCTGCGGAGACGTTGGCATCCAGCCTGCGAGGCGCATTTCACGACGTCGATCCATCCGTGCCCTTTCTTCAGCCGGAGACGATGCATGAGGTGATCGCCGACGTGCTTACCATGGAGCGGCTGGAGAACTGGCTTTTCGGCAGCTTCGCTGCATTTGCGTTGCTGCTCGCTGCAGTAGGTATTTACGGTTTGATTGCGCATGAGGTCGAACTCTCCACGCGGGACATCGGTGTGAGAATGGCGCTCGGCGCCTCGCGCATGAGAGTTCTGACGATGATCTATAAGCAAGTCGGATGGATGCTTGCCGGCGGGATTGTTGCGGGACTCGCTGGCACCTTGGCAGCGCGCAAGCTCATCGCCGCCGTCGTCGCGATGCACGCCGGCAGCGATGCGCCGATCATCGCATGGCTCGTCGCCGGAGTCTTCGCCGCTGGCATCCTCGCCGCATGGTTTCCCGCTCGCCGCGCGGCCGGCGTCGAGCCAATGACAGCGCTGCGCAGCGAGTAA
- a CDS encoding ABC transporter permease: MNKLFEDIRYALRQFRNHPGFTLTAVLTLALGIGANTAIFTLLDQALLRSLPVKDPASLVLLRFTGSFKGHSHDYGGDHGDYFSYPMYRDLRDKNSVFDGLIATTRADVGVQWHNSPGLAEAELVSGNYFDLLGVHPLAGRLLTQADDMQPDADPIAVLSYGYWTRRFGSDTHIIGQSILVNGHPFVIIGVGPRSFQSVQMGYVPDLYVPITMKKVMTPGEDDLLDRKSIWMNIVGRLKPGLSATQAQAGLGPLWHALRAEELIERGNSSQRFRDSFLTNSHLLVLDGAKGFSPLRNNLRTPLLVLAGMVGMVLLMACANVASLLLVRAAGRVREMSVRYALGAERVRIVRQLLTEGLILGLLGGVLGVVLAPLIAVVLQRGIVGAGDDNVPFSNRPDFRILAFSFGLSFLVSLLFSLAPVAQFWRPNLTPALKQQTTTAPGGLMRLRSVFACLQVGLSLVLLFGAALFSRTLHNLRNTNVGFATDHLIEFTVDPSLAGYQLPQLPQLYNRILTLVERIPGVTSAAATSDPELHDWNTSGNITVAGYDSKEEEDMDVEQEAVSPGYLATLQMPLIAGRGITEQDGPGATLAAVVNESFAKRWLGSAANAVGHQFHKGGGNPPKGEQVRWMTIVGVVKDAKHSGVREDVRPTAFFSYLQDEPFPNMVFYARTKQDPAAAIQSVRQTIQQLDSRLIADSLKTMDAQIEDDLNTERVLSELAVSFGVLAALLAAIGLYGMLAFATAQRTREIGIRMALGSTRGEVVRLILSGVARLLIVSFAVALPTALLLSRYMKSQLYGVSAHDPLALIGATSVVIVAALLAAALPSRRAASVNPSETLRYE; the protein is encoded by the coding sequence ATGAACAAGCTCTTCGAAGATATTCGCTACGCATTGCGCCAGTTTCGTAACCACCCCGGATTCACGCTGACGGCGGTCTTGACGCTCGCATTGGGAATTGGGGCAAACACCGCCATCTTTACCCTGCTCGATCAGGCGCTGTTGCGGAGTTTGCCGGTAAAGGATCCGGCAAGCCTGGTGCTGCTGAGGTTTACCGGCAGCTTCAAAGGACATTCGCATGACTATGGCGGCGACCATGGAGACTACTTTTCCTATCCGATGTACCGCGATTTGCGAGACAAGAATTCGGTCTTCGACGGCTTGATCGCCACCACTCGAGCAGATGTGGGGGTGCAGTGGCATAATTCCCCCGGGCTCGCCGAAGCCGAGTTAGTCAGTGGAAACTACTTTGACCTACTAGGGGTGCATCCTCTTGCGGGACGCCTGCTAACACAAGCTGACGATATGCAGCCGGACGCCGACCCCATCGCGGTTCTCAGCTACGGTTATTGGACGCGGCGCTTCGGCAGCGACACCCACATCATCGGGCAGTCGATCCTGGTGAATGGCCACCCCTTCGTCATTATCGGCGTTGGGCCGAGATCGTTTCAGAGCGTCCAGATGGGATACGTTCCGGACCTGTATGTCCCCATCACCATGAAGAAGGTGATGACTCCAGGCGAAGACGATTTACTCGACCGCAAATCTATCTGGATGAACATCGTGGGACGGCTCAAACCTGGGCTGTCCGCCACTCAGGCCCAGGCCGGCCTGGGTCCTCTATGGCATGCCCTTCGCGCCGAAGAACTAATCGAGCGCGGCAACAGCTCCCAACGCTTTCGCGACAGCTTTCTAACGAACAGCCATCTGCTCGTTCTGGATGGGGCGAAAGGATTCTCGCCTCTCCGGAACAACCTTCGCACTCCGCTGCTGGTCTTGGCCGGAATGGTGGGCATGGTGCTGCTCATGGCCTGCGCAAACGTGGCCAGCCTCTTGCTGGTTCGGGCAGCCGGCAGAGTTCGTGAGATGTCGGTCCGCTACGCGCTTGGCGCGGAGCGCGTCCGCATCGTGCGGCAGCTCTTGACCGAAGGCCTCATTCTTGGACTGCTCGGCGGCGTGCTTGGGGTTGTCCTCGCCCCGCTGATTGCGGTGGTGTTGCAGCGCGGAATCGTCGGCGCCGGAGATGACAACGTACCGTTTTCCAATCGTCCCGACTTCAGAATTCTGGCCTTCAGCTTCGGCCTCTCGTTCCTCGTCAGCTTGCTGTTCAGTCTGGCACCTGTCGCGCAGTTCTGGCGCCCTAACCTGACCCCGGCCTTGAAACAGCAGACCACCACCGCACCAGGGGGATTGATGCGGCTGCGAAGCGTCTTTGCCTGTCTGCAGGTTGGCTTGAGCCTGGTGTTGCTCTTCGGCGCGGCGCTCTTTTCCCGAACTCTCCACAATCTGCGGAACACGAATGTGGGTTTCGCCACCGACCACCTCATCGAGTTCACCGTCGACCCATCGCTCGCAGGCTACCAGCTTCCGCAGCTGCCTCAGCTCTATAACCGCATCCTGACCTTGGTCGAGCGGATTCCCGGAGTCACGAGCGCGGCCGCAACCAGTGATCCCGAGCTTCATGACTGGAACACCTCGGGCAATATCACCGTCGCCGGCTACGACTCCAAGGAAGAGGAGGACATGGATGTGGAGCAGGAGGCAGTGAGTCCCGGCTATCTGGCGACCCTGCAAATGCCCTTGATCGCAGGCCGCGGAATCACCGAACAGGATGGCCCGGGCGCCACCCTCGCGGCAGTGGTCAACGAGAGCTTCGCAAAACGCTGGTTGGGAAGCGCAGCGAACGCGGTCGGCCACCAGTTTCACAAGGGTGGGGGAAATCCTCCGAAGGGCGAGCAGGTGCGATGGATGACCATCGTCGGGGTGGTGAAAGACGCCAAACATAGCGGCGTTCGCGAGGATGTCAGACCCACCGCTTTCTTCTCTTACCTCCAGGACGAGCCCTTCCCAAACATGGTGTTCTATGCGAGGACCAAACAAGATCCGGCCGCGGCCATTCAGAGCGTCAGGCAGACCATCCAGCAGCTGGATTCCAGACTGATCGCCGACTCGCTGAAGACCATGGACGCGCAGATAGAAGATGACCTGAACACCGAGCGGGTTCTATCGGAGTTAGCCGTGAGCTTCGGAGTCCTTGCCGCCCTGCTCGCAGCCATTGGTCTCTATGGAATGCTCGCCTTCGCGACCGCGCAGCGCACTCGCGAGATTGGCATTCGCATGGCGCTCGGATCGACTCGAGGCGAAGTAGTGCGCCTGATTCTAAGTGGAGTCGCCAGACTGCTCATCGTCAGTTTTGCGGTGGCCCTCCCGACCGCATTGCTGCTCTCGCGCTACATGAAAAGCCAGCTCTATGGAGTGAGCGCCCACGATCCGCTGGCTCTGATTGGCGCCACGTCCGTTGTGATTGTGGCCGCGCTGCTGGCGGCCGCCCTGCCGTCGCGGCGTGCGGCCTCGGTGAACCCGAGCGAGACCCTCCGCTATGAATGA
- a CDS encoding ABC transporter ATP-binding protein, translated as MIQLKNLERSYKTGAGQTWVLRRIMLDIQQGEFLTIMGPSGAGKSSLLNALALLDDQWLGEYWFRDEAVHTMNRKQRAALAKQNIGMVFQSYHLLDDLTVQENIDLPLSYKNISRNERQALVADTLDKFNIVGKKDLYPSQLSGGQQQLVGIARAVIHKPALLLADEPTGNLHSSQAKEIMELFRELNNEGTTIVQVTHSDANAAYGNRMIEVRDGWMVKDTSNPNLGMTPEVSAS; from the coding sequence ATGATCCAGCTTAAGAACTTAGAGCGGAGTTACAAAACCGGGGCGGGGCAAACCTGGGTGCTGCGTCGCATCATGCTCGACATCCAACAGGGAGAGTTCCTAACCATCATGGGTCCCTCCGGAGCGGGCAAATCCTCCCTCCTCAATGCGCTTGCGCTCCTCGACGACCAATGGCTGGGAGAATATTGGTTTCGCGACGAAGCCGTGCACACCATGAATCGGAAGCAGCGGGCTGCTTTGGCGAAGCAGAATATCGGCATGGTATTCCAGAGTTACCATCTCCTCGACGACCTGACCGTTCAGGAGAACATTGACCTTCCCTTGTCCTATAAAAACATCTCTCGTAATGAGCGCCAGGCGCTGGTTGCGGACACCCTCGACAAGTTCAACATCGTGGGCAAAAAAGACCTCTATCCTTCTCAGCTTTCCGGCGGTCAACAACAGCTGGTCGGCATCGCCCGGGCTGTCATTCACAAACCGGCGCTGCTGCTCGCCGATGAGCCTACCGGCAATCTTCACTCCTCTCAGGCCAAGGAAATCATGGAGCTATTTCGCGAACTCAACAATGAAGGAACGACGATCGTGCAAGTCACCCACTCCGATGCAAACGCCGCCTATGGCAACCGGATGATCGAAGTTCGAGATGGCTGGATGGTCAAAGATACTTCAAATCCGAATCTGGGAATGACGCCCGAGGTGAGCGCATCGTGA
- a CDS encoding TolC family protein → MRASKLASVSEKIIAATMCVALNSASWAQAAAPTPQAAAQQTAPDAPAPAAAQSETPSIAQQAKSVSGPSAMTGSIPPFHVELPHSRNPFDAYRPSIVPPANLDNSPRLQTLIRDGKLYLSLNDALALALENNLDLAYFRYNLPIADTDLARTKAGGASNGVNSGIQGSQGGFSSSGQGSGNGTGGGAGTGATAGGAGGLVTSTLGNGTAIIPFDPQFYLQGFVDHTTTPVANPVLYGVPLLRTNTIEGISQYTQAFPLGTNLSASFVGERQAANSPFNVINPSLFSQFNFTINQPLLAGFGLATNERFIHIAQKNRQVIDLAFRQQVITTVSLVEDIYWDLVSAYNDEQVKDRSLQFAQKTLDDDRKQLELQAIPALQVMKDESDVATREGDLTVAKATLRLNELLIKNALTKTIDDPALEEMPVVPLDQHGPPDANATKPIDQLLAEAEKNRPDVSEDEISMQIAQNNLKAIKNELLPSLSVYGQYVGYGLAGLLNPFCDLGTECTSTVPNNFGGALQNTFNYSAPEYQVGFKLLLTLRNRIAKADQFRAELEYRQRELSYAGQKKNIRFEVRNSQFAVEQAQARVEAAQKASDLAQKTFDITKQEQQLGAKSSYDTLSADHDLAVAQSALLAAQALFEKAKVDIDRATGETLDRMGIAIDDAKTGVVSQLRP, encoded by the coding sequence GTGAGGGCGAGCAAACTTGCATCTGTCTCAGAAAAGATCATTGCCGCGACGATGTGCGTCGCCCTGAATTCGGCAAGCTGGGCACAAGCGGCCGCTCCGACGCCCCAGGCTGCCGCCCAGCAAACCGCCCCAGACGCTCCCGCGCCAGCTGCGGCGCAATCGGAGACTCCCAGCATCGCGCAGCAAGCGAAATCCGTGAGCGGGCCCTCGGCAATGACCGGGTCAATCCCCCCTTTTCATGTAGAGTTGCCGCACTCGCGCAATCCTTTCGACGCCTACCGTCCAAGCATCGTGCCGCCGGCTAACTTGGACAATTCGCCGCGCCTGCAGACATTGATTCGCGATGGCAAGCTCTATCTGTCTCTCAACGACGCGTTGGCCCTAGCATTAGAAAACAATCTCGATCTGGCGTACTTCCGCTACAACCTGCCCATCGCCGACACCGATCTGGCCCGCACCAAGGCCGGTGGCGCATCGAACGGCGTGAACTCCGGCATTCAGGGGTCCCAGGGAGGATTTTCGTCCAGCGGCCAAGGCAGTGGGAACGGCACCGGCGGTGGCGCCGGCACCGGTGCAACTGCCGGCGGAGCAGGCGGCCTGGTGACTTCGACCCTGGGCAATGGCACCGCCATCATCCCGTTCGACCCTCAGTTTTACCTGCAGGGCTTCGTGGACCATACCACCACGCCGGTTGCTAACCCGGTGCTCTACGGGGTGCCGCTGCTGCGTACCAACACGATTGAAGGAATCTCGCAGTATACGCAGGCCTTTCCCCTGGGAACCAACCTTTCGGCATCATTTGTGGGCGAGCGTCAAGCGGCCAACAGCCCATTCAACGTGATCAATCCCAGTCTGTTTTCCCAATTCAACTTTACGATCAATCAGCCTCTGCTAGCGGGTTTTGGACTTGCGACCAATGAGCGCTTTATCCACATCGCTCAAAAGAACCGCCAGGTTATCGATCTCGCCTTCCGGCAGCAGGTCATTACCACCGTCAGCCTGGTGGAGGACATCTATTGGGACCTGGTGAGCGCCTACAATGACGAGCAGGTGAAGGATAGGTCGCTGCAGTTCGCCCAGAAGACGCTCGACGACGATCGCAAGCAGTTGGAGCTGCAGGCCATTCCAGCATTGCAGGTGATGAAGGATGAATCTGACGTGGCCACCCGCGAAGGCGACTTGACGGTCGCAAAAGCGACGCTCCGGTTAAATGAGCTGCTGATCAAAAACGCGCTCACCAAGACGATCGACGACCCTGCGCTCGAGGAAATGCCGGTGGTGCCGCTTGATCAGCACGGACCCCCCGACGCCAATGCCACCAAGCCTATCGATCAACTGCTTGCTGAGGCGGAGAAGAACCGTCCCGATGTCTCGGAAGATGAGATTTCGATGCAGATCGCGCAGAACAACTTGAAAGCCATCAAGAACGAACTGCTGCCGTCGCTGAGCGTCTATGGCCAATACGTCGGTTACGGCTTGGCCGGCTTGCTGAACCCCTTCTGCGATCTGGGAACGGAGTGCACGAGCACCGTTCCCAATAATTTCGGCGGTGCGCTCCAGAACACATTCAACTACTCGGCGCCTGAATATCAGGTAGGCTTCAAGCTGCTGCTCACCCTCCGCAATCGCATCGCCAAGGCCGACCAGTTTCGCGCCGAACTGGAGTATCGCCAAAGGGAGCTAAGCTACGCGGGGCAAAAAAAGAATATTCGCTTCGAAGTGCGCAATTCTCAGTTCGCCGTGGAACAGGCGCAGGCGCGGGTGGAAGCGGCGCAAAAGGCGAGCGACCTGGCGCAGAAGACCTTCGACATTACCAAGCAGGAGCAGCAATTGGGCGCAAAATCCAGCTACGATACTCTTTCGGCAGACCATGACCTGGCCGTCGCCCAGTCGGCGCTGCTTGCCGCCCAGGCTCTATTTGAGAAGGCGAAAGTCGACATCGATCGCGCCACCGGAGAGACGCTCGATCGTATGGGTATTGCGATTGACGATGCCAAGACCGGTGTCGTCTCTCAACTGAGACCATGA
- a CDS encoding sigma-54-dependent transcriptional regulator codes for MSVSDGPSLLIADDQPHILDAIELLVGPEGYRVDRARSPQMVLDALGSRSYDALLIDLNYTRDTTSGKEGLDLLAQVTALDAQLPVIVMTAWANVEVAVEAMRRGARDFIQKPWDNARLLTILANQIELHHAVRRAERLEAENRLLRAQGLPEMIATAPAMQPLLQTITRIGPSDANVLITGEHGTGKEVVAQMLHGLSARSSRSLVAVNTGALPEGTFESELFGHIKGAFTDARTDRIGRFELADGGTLFLDEIANVPLRQQAKLLRVLETGELERVGSSKTRKVDVRLLSATNADVHAEAEAGRFRPDLLFRLNTVEIHLPPLRERREDIPALAAHFLSRYALRYRKQIQGLEAAALQAMLGYPWPGNVRELDHTIERAVLMAAGSRIAQADLGLSAPRISHSSLEEMSLEAVESILIRKALARCNGNVSQAAEALGLSRGALYRRMEKYGL; via the coding sequence TTGAGCGTATCGGACGGTCCCTCTCTGTTGATCGCCGACGATCAGCCCCACATCCTGGACGCGATCGAATTGCTCGTCGGCCCCGAGGGCTATCGAGTGGACCGTGCGCGCTCGCCGCAGATGGTGCTCGATGCCCTCGGAAGCCGCTCTTACGATGCTCTGCTCATCGATCTGAATTACACCCGCGACACCACCTCCGGCAAGGAGGGTCTCGACCTGCTCGCCCAGGTGACCGCGCTCGATGCGCAGCTTCCAGTCATCGTCATGACCGCGTGGGCCAACGTCGAGGTCGCGGTCGAGGCAATGCGTCGCGGCGCGCGCGACTTCATTCAGAAGCCTTGGGACAATGCTCGCCTGCTGACTATCCTGGCCAACCAGATTGAGCTCCATCATGCGGTCCGGCGCGCGGAACGGCTTGAAGCAGAGAATCGCCTGCTGCGCGCCCAGGGATTGCCCGAAATGATTGCCACCGCCCCAGCGATGCAGCCGCTGCTTCAGACCATCACGCGCATCGGTCCCTCCGACGCGAACGTGCTGATCACTGGCGAACATGGCACCGGTAAGGAAGTCGTCGCGCAAATGCTGCATGGGCTTTCTGCAAGGTCGTCGCGCTCTCTGGTCGCTGTCAATACCGGCGCTCTCCCCGAGGGCACCTTCGAGAGCGAGCTCTTCGGGCACATTAAAGGCGCCTTTACCGATGCCCGCACCGACCGCATTGGCCGCTTCGAGCTCGCTGACGGAGGCACCCTCTTTCTCGACGAGATCGCCAATGTGCCTCTACGCCAGCAGGCCAAGTTGCTGCGCGTCCTCGAGACCGGCGAGCTGGAACGAGTCGGTTCCTCAAAAACGCGGAAGGTGGATGTTCGCCTGCTCTCGGCGACCAACGCCGATGTTCACGCCGAGGCCGAGGCTGGCCGCTTTCGTCCAGATCTTCTGTTTCGGTTGAATACTGTCGAGATCCATCTGCCGCCTTTGCGCGAACGGCGCGAAGACATCCCCGCTCTTGCTGCCCACTTCCTGAGCCGCTATGCCCTCAGGTACCGTAAGCAGATTCAAGGGCTGGAGGCTGCCGCGCTGCAGGCGATGTTGGGCTATCCATGGCCGGGTAACGTTCGCGAGCTTGACCATACCATCGAGCGCGCCGTGCTGATGGCGGCCGGTTCGCGCATCGCCCAGGCCGACCTCGGCTTGAGCGCTCCTCGCATCTCCCATAGCAGTCTTGAAGAGATGAGTCTTGAAGCCGTAGAGAGTATTCTGATCCGCAAAGCGCTCGCCCGCTGCAATGGTAATGTGAGCCAGGCAGCCGAGGCACTGGGACTCAGCCGGGGCGCACTTTACAGGCGGATGGAGAAATATGGCCTTTGA